A window of Clostridium sp. 'White wine YQ' contains these coding sequences:
- a CDS encoding DUF1540 domain-containing protein, with protein sequence MNQNRSIGCIVTECKFHSEEEQFCSLDKIQIVKHDNKANNIQQTDCGSFKVK encoded by the coding sequence ATGAACCAAAATAGAAGCATAGGGTGTATAGTTACTGAATGCAAATTCCACAGTGAAGAGGAACAATTTTGTTCATTAGACAAGATTCAAATTGTAAAACATGATAATAAAGCAAATAATATTCAACAAACAGATTGCGGAAGTTTTAAAGTAAAATAA